In the genome of Neodiprion pinetum isolate iyNeoPine1 chromosome 2, iyNeoPine1.2, whole genome shotgun sequence, one region contains:
- the Lpin gene encoding phosphatidate phosphatase LPIN3 isoform X1: protein MYSMNYIGKFISNFRDFYNEINAATLTGAIDVVVVEQPDGSFACSPFHVRFGKLCVLRSREKVVDIEINGEPRQIHMKLGDSGEAFFVEEVGCGGSPTDTEIPPHLACSPIPHDSCFPQQRESGTLFLRFNLLSELPQEQREKLLRDSVLSIEREKWEEMSALPSDEREKFLVEQFSDLPIEHREKWLQIASMTTEERDKIFRENFGVISTEQKQKMIREQYSALKTEDRERLFKENFPELPVEQRQKFEFALLSDWKGKEEEKWDDNQIDSKHDDEEIFNMDNINGEEPNPASAVAPVKTFNAVASNTRIRKISIVHNEFRPITDDPQSSSKEKSSDESNVSLSKKNSKDETIEETKGSNGSKRKRKRRSIMKKKGVQRKTSNGSSSQTEMSENDVVAADESQSEPILKGPSPVVEVETNNASAEPTETHLSSLSQEITVPRQESDFHFFSDTEITKNRESRPRSPVQSDTEFEMRKLTEDRAEIEDEKTHQQSWRWGELPSPPPDSSLPSHRTSLNTSTVANQPTDFDAHQSILSRTLAYMKRTNSRFVRNPESDGIYLSDLNADELDPEVAALYLPTSHHRATIAKGGKSLDEEDAESGNGPSLPQSPNSVEGAIGGPKSLDSDFEEPKHSLFDSNADVTLSLCGGLDSKDGPSEETFHQNLLHFEDVCSDPKLFENPSLVIKINGKFYNWAMACPILMTLAAFQRHLPQSAVENLCARYMLTPVHEDAKQQSGRKTEGRTGYSSWFSWSRSSQPSKKQKDLSEVDGPIIGQTQQQLIGVKEASLSESVPSVSIRIDQKEEEIIDMHLGTEAVAQTSFPNTPEESLLDKGEKTHGEQEGEGYSGSEDSDSNRNEPQGVKIPIERRPYYESTEKYRKTLRLSSEQIASLGLKDGANEVVFSVTTAYQGTTRCRCHIYKWRWDDKIVISDIDGTITKSDVLGHILPIVGKDWAQSGVAQLFTKIKNNGYKLLYLSARAIGQARLTREYLKSIKQGDLSLPEGPLLLNPTSLLSAFHREVIEKKPEQFKISCLSDIQALFPEDTKPFYAGYGNRINDVWAYRAVGIPIVRIFTINHRGELKHELTQTFQSSYSNMSYIVDHLFPPLPEDATDEFSNFAYWREPIPELPDLEVLSTETQTTQ, encoded by the exons ATGTACAGCATGAACTACATTGGAAAGTTCATCAGCAACTTTAGGGACTTTTACAATGAAATAAACGCTGCTACTCTAACGGGTGCCATTGACGTGGTCGTTGTCGAACAGCCTGATGGATCTTTTGCCTGTTCACCTTTTCACGTCAGATTTGGAAAACTATGTGTCCTTCGATCGAGGGAGAAAGTG GTTGATATCGAAATAAATGGAGAACCACGTCAAATTCACATGAAGTTGGGTGATTCTGGGGAAGCTTTTTTCGTTGAAGAAGTTGGCTGCGGAGGTTCACCAACTGACACAGAAATTCCACCGCATCTTGCATGCTCTCCAATTCCACACGACAGTTGTTTTCCACAGCAAAG GGAGAGTGGAACTTTGTTTCTCAGGTTCAACCTGCTCTCGGAACTTCCGCAAGAACAACGTGAGAAGCTACTTAGAGATTCGGTGCTGTCAATAGAGCGTGAGAAATGGGAGGAAATGTCAGCGCTGCCGTCAGACGAGCGTGAGAAATTTCTTGTAGAACAGTTTTCGGATCTCCCAATAGAGCACCGTGAAAAATGGCTTCAAATAGCGTCAATGACTACAGAGGAACGTGACAAAAtatttcgcgaaaatttcggTGTTATATCTACCGAACAAAAGCAGAAAATGATACGCGAGCAATACTCTGCACTTAAGACTGAGGACAGAGAAAGActgtttaaagaaaattttccagaACTGCCGGTAGAGCAAAGACAGAAGTTCGAATTTGCTTTGCTCAGTGATTGGAAAGGCAAAGAGGAAGAAAAGTGGGATGATAATCAGATTGACTCTAAGCACGATGACGAGGAGATATTCAATATGGATAATATCAATGGAGAGGAACCAAACCCTGCCTCGGCTGTAGCACCTGTGAAAACCTTCAACGCTGTTGCTTCTAATACAAGAATTCGTAAAATAAGCATTGTGCATAATGAATTCCGGCCAATAACGGATGATCCTCAAAGCAGTTCCAAGGAAAAGTCTAGTGATGAATCAAACGTTTCTTTATCCAAGAAAAATTCCAAGGATGAAACTATTGAGGAAACCAAAGGTAGCAATGGGTCCAAGAGAAAACGCAAGAGGAGAAGCATTATGAAGAAGAAAGGAGTGCAAAGAAAAACTAGTAATGGAAGCAGTAGTCAGACTGAAATGAGCGAAAATGACGTCGTAGCTGCCGACGAATCTCAGAGTGAACCT ATATTAAAGGGCCCGAGTCCGGTTGTCGAAGTCGAAACCAATAACGCTTCAGCTGAACCTACGGAAACACACTTGTCATCCTTGTCGCAAGAAATTACAGTCCCGCGTCAAGaatcagattttcatttcttcagtGACACAGAAATCACAAA AAATCGGGAGTCTCGGCCTCGTTCTCCAGTTCAGTCTGATACAGAATTTGAAATGCGTAAGCTCACTGAAGATAGAGCTGAAATTGAGGATGAGAAGACGCATCAGCAGAGCTGGAGATGGGGAGAATTGCCAAGCCCTCCTCCCGACTCTTCTCTACCATCGCATAGGACCTCATTGAATACTTCGACAGTAGCCAATCAGCCTACTGACT TCGACGCCCATCAATCGATTTTGAGTCGTACATTGGCCTACATGAAGCGGACCAATTCTCGCTTTGTACGTAATCCAGAATCAGATGGAATATATTTGAGCGATCTGAATGCAGACGAACTTGACCCCGAAGTTGCTGCTCTTTATTTGCCAACGTCTCATCACAGGGCAACTATTGCTAAAG GTGGAAAAAGTCTGGATGAAGAAGACGCAGAATCTGGAAATGGTCCAAGTCTACCTCAGAGTCCAAACAGCGTTGAAGGAGCCATCGGCGGCCCTAAATCGCTGGACAGTGATTTTGAAGAGCCAAAACATTCCCTATTCGATAGCAATGCTGACGTCACGTTGTCTCTTTGTGGTGGTTTAGATTCCAAGGATGGACCATCTGAGGAAACATTCCATCAAAACTTGCTTCACTTTGAAGATGTCTGTAGTGATCCAAAACTATTCGAAAATCCAAGTTTGGTCATAAAAATTAACGGAAAGTTTTATAACTGGGCTATGGCCTGTCCCATCCTCATGACCTTGGCTGCTTTTCAAAGGCACTTGCCCCAGAGTGCCGTAGAGAATTTATGCGCTCGTTACATGCTGACTCCAGTTCACGAGGACGCGAAACAGCAAAGTGGACGCAAAACTGAGGGTCGTACTGGTTACAGCTCTTGGTTTTCATGGAGTCGCTCCAGTCAGCCatctaaaaaacaaaaggatTTATCAGAAG TTGATGGCCCAATAATCGGCCAAACTCAACAACAGCTTATTGGAGTTAAAGAAGCTTCCCTGTCGGAGAGTGTGCCATCAGTTAGCATCAGAAT agaccaaaaagaggaagaaataaTCGATATGCACTTGGGAACTGAGGCCGTAGCTCAGACTAGTTTCCCAAATACGCCGGAAGAATCACTCCTTGACAAAGGAGAAAAGACACATGGTGAGCAAGAGGGAGAAGGTTACAGTGGCAGTGAGGACTCTGACAGCAATCGCAACGAACCTCAAGGAGTCAAAATACCAATAGAAAGAAGACCTTACTATGAATCCACCGAGAAATACAGAAAGACTCTGCGGCTTTCCTCAGAACAAATT GCCAGTTTGGGTTTGAAGGATGGTGCAAACGAGGTAGTGTTCAGCGTGACAACCGCTTATCAGGGTACAACCCGATGTAGATGTCACATTTACAAATGGCGTTGGGATGACAAAATCGTTATATCTGACATAGATGGTACAATAACGAAATCTGACGTGCTAGGGCACATTCTACCGATTGTTGGTAAAGACTGGGCGCAATCAGGTGTTGCTCAGCTATTCACcaagattaaaaataatggATACAAGCTATTGTATCTCTCTGCTAGAGCTATTGGCCAGGCTAGGCTCACCAGAGAATATTTGAAGAGTATAAAACAGGGAGATTTGTCTCTGCCTGAAGGACCTTTGCTACTTAATCCTACGAGCTTGCTATCAGCATTTCATCGAGAAGTTATCGAGAAAAAACCAGAACAGTTTAAAATATCTTGCCTCAGCGATATTCAAGCCTTGTTTCCAGAAGACACCAAGCCTTTCTATGCTGGATATGGAAATCGTATAAAC GATGTTTGGGCATACAGAGCAGTGGGCATTCCCATAGTAAGAATATTCACGATCAATCATCGCGGAGAATTGAAGCACGAGCTGACGCAGACATTCCAATCCTC ATACTCGAACATGAGCTATATTGTAGATCATCTATTTCCCCCCCTGCCTGAAGATGCAACTGACGAATTTAGCAATTTTGCTTACTGGCGAGAGCCAATTCCTGAGTTGCCGGATCTAGAAGTACTAAGCACTGAGACACAAACCACGCAATAA